Below is a window of Staphylococcus succinus DNA.
AAGCATGTTGGCTTCCTCCTGTCTAAGAAATGATAATTTATTTAAGTCGGTACTAGTATTTAGTCCATTTGAACGTTAGGTTCATTAAAAAAAGCCAACAATACATAATAAATCATAGTTGATTTATTATCATTGTCGGCTTCATTACAACGCATTTCTATGCAAAATGTTTTGCTTTGCTACCCTATATTTACTTTTAAGCATTATATTTAAAGTTATGTTTTACATCATTAGCCGTATGATTTTTACTTTCTATGTTATATCGTCCACTTTTTCAAATTGCCAATATTTCTATTAACACTTTGCTAAAGCTCCAAACTCATAAAAAACAATACTCACTGACTATAATATTTTTTATTGAATGTTTATAATTTATAATTAATATTCGTGATTGTCAAGAATTTCACTTATCAAAGCCTAACTTGTTTACGTCAAAATTTCTGACGTATCACTACCATAAACACTTTAACGCATTAGTGTGATGGCTTTTTAGCATAATTTTTTTCTGTATAAAAGATTAAGCAAAGCGCCAAAATCCCAATAATTTCTATAATCGTTACTAAATAGATGTTTGTAATTAATAAACCAATGATTGTTGCGACGAAAATAAGTCCAATGTAGCGAATTTTATGTTTAATGACTGAACTGTGCAACATAGTATCTACAAATATCGCTAACAAAAATACACAAAAAGCAATTGTATAAACGTAAATTTCTGTTTCACTTAGTGGGTGACCTGCCAACACTTTATTCATCACTAAGAATATAAAATCTAATGTAAAGATAAGTACTAAGTGAAGGTAAGCACTTGCAAATCCAGTTGCAGCTTTATGTTGACAATTCAGGCTTTTTTTATAATGTAATGTGTAAATCATAAATAGACTAATGACCAAAATAAAATATACTAAATCTAATATTTCTATATGCTGTATATGAATATTATTAACAATCTGAACTATGCCCTCACCAAATAACAAAATGATAAATAAGCTTAAACGTTCTGAAAAATGGTCAAAGAATACCGGATTATCTTTTGATACTTTAAGGAATAATATTGGAAAAACAGCCATTATAACGATACCAATAAAATATATCCAAAAATTGACACCTTTCGGTAAATATAACGCTACTAATGATATAAAAATCATCATCACAGGCCCCGTTACATAAACCTTTACCAATTTGAATGTTACTGTTGTCGGATTCAGTTTATAGTTCATAAGATATTGAATAGCAATACTTAAAAAGATAACTGCTGAAATAATCACAAAGGGTTTAAATGTAACTTGAAAGTTTTCATTAATCGATTTAGAGAGTAATAGTATTAAAAACATATCTATAAACACAAATAAATATTGATACCACTTTTGTTCAAAAAAGCGATTTACCAATAATGTTCTATAAACCCATATCGCAAAAAATATCAGAAACATCATAAAGTTTTTTCCAAGACTTTCAATAGATGCTAGATTTTCAGACACACCTTCTACTGTTTGATTAATAGATGTAAACACAAATACAAATACAAGATCAAAGAACAGTTCTGACATACTAACTTCTTTCTTTTTCATAAACACACCTCTTACACTATTATTATAATCAACATAATTCACGTCATAGTTTACATATCCAAAATACTTATTTGGCTTCATTATGAGGTCAATTATATTATTGGTTTAACCTTTTCAAAATGACATTCCACTTAATTTAAACGTTGTGTAGAGAATGGCTTATCTAACGAAAAATAAGTAATTTCCTTCTTATTTAATAGCACTTCATTTAAATCCACTTGGAATACATCACTACTATTATATGGTTTGATGAAATACGAACGATGTTTACAATCCATCACACATTGGTATTGCGTATAATGTGCAATGCCATTTTCTGTTACAGCGCCTCTTGGTATGCTCACATTATCGAGGACTTTAAAGCAGTTATTTAAATTTTTAAATTCCTGCTCTGTATCTAATTCTAAATGATGACGTAAATAGGCGGCTCTTACAAAACGTTCTTCCGAAGTGAAACCACCAGGTAAACCATGCGTGCCCCCTTCTACACCAAGCGTACTGAATACTTTTTCGCCAAATTGCTTTTGTTGTCCGCTTACTGGTGATAAATGTACATGATTTCTTAAATTTTCTAAATGCCATTCTAATTTGGGATTATTAGTTAGTACATGCACTGGATTATCTTTGACTACAAGTAATCCATGATGAGGTTCAATTGAAATCGTCGCTCCAGTTTCATCAGTGATAATAAAGTGCAACGGTGGCACCTTACCTAATGCTTTATTTTCCAACGCCACAATATTGACTTGATCGACTTTTTCTTTCAACATGGCTATAGAATCATTGAAACCCAACACCCATAATATAAATTCCTCTGGAGCCATATTAAAATAATCTTTACGCAGTTCTTCAGCATAACTCGCCTCACCAGTAAAGTAATGATTTGATACTGCTAAACCATGTTCATTCACCCCATCACCAAAACGATACTTACCTACCATTACACCTGTACCTATAAAGCCATATTGCATTTGATGGATTCCTGCGATATCAAATTCCCAATGATAATGGGAAGGAACAGCAATAGGAATCCCATTAAATTCAAAATCAAAATCCATTGTCCTCGCTAAATAATTAACTTTCTGCGGAGATAATATAGAAAATCCTGTGCACATAAAACTGCCTCCAATATCTTCAATCTATTTAAATTATGTAATATCATTTTACGTTATCTCGAATTTTAGCACACACCATTCGCTACGACTATAGATACTCTTTGAGTAAAAAATTATAATGATTGCAATGATTTACTATAAATTTAGAAACCCTTTCTAATTCCTTATTATTCAAACCATAAATCATGATAATATTAGCAATAAACATTGGAGGTATACTAAGTTGGGAAAATTAATAAAACACAACTCATATGGCTTTAGATTCAAAGGAGATTATCAAGACAAGGTCGCTGGATTAAACGCCGTAGGTTACGAGTTGAGAAAAACACATGATTATTGTTGGCATGGTTGCAAACGTGGTGAAAAAGATATATACATTTTTCAATACACATTAAAAGGTAAAGGATCTATTCAAATCGAACACGAAACATTCAATTTAGAACCTGAAGATGCATTTTTAGTACATGTGCCAAGTAACCATTGCTACTATTTACCCAAAGATTCAAATGAATGGGAGTTTTTGTATTTTACAATATATGGCAAAGTAGCTGCTGAATTATTCCATCGTATCATGGATACCTATGGTCAAATATTAAAATTATCTATACATTCTGAACCAATCAAACATATCATAGATACTTTGGAAAAATTAGAGACCTTCGGTATCAATCATGGCTATGAAGCTTCGTCCTGTGCCTATACATTTATTATGAAATGCTTAGAACATGTGGAGTATGGTCATCAACAAGCCAATGACTTTCCTCTTCCAATCGTCAAAGCAATACAATTTATCGAAAAATATTATCACGAAGATATTTCATTAGATGATATTGTAAAGGCCTCCGACTTATCGAAATACCATTTCACTCGCCAATTTGGAATCATAGTGAAAGAAACACCTATTCATTACTTAACAAAAACTAGAATAAAACAGGCACTGCTTTTATTATCATCTAATGAGAAAAATATCGAATGTATTTCTCGTGAAGTTGGATATACTTCAAGCAATTATTTTAGTAAAGTTTTCAAAAAAATTGTTGGCGTCTCACCAAATCGTTATCGCAAAGAGAAAACAATTATGTCAGTAAATAAAATATTTATCGACTGATAGACAGCAATATATTACCCTTTTTTAATTTATTTACGATTGAATGTTACTTATAAAGCCACTAACCTATAGATAAGCTATAGCCGTTTGAAAAGGTGCAGATTCATTTATCTGAATTTTCAAATAAAAAATCATTTTCATTTATAACAATCATTCATTTAATTTTAGGAGGGGTTTATATGAATAAAATTACATTTCTAGGTGCTGGCAGTACAGTATTCGCAAAAAATGTTTTAGGAGATTGCATGACTGTAGCATCTTTACAAGATTTTGAATTTGCTTTATTTGATATAGATGACGAACGTTTAAAAGACTCAGAACGCATGTTAAATAATCTAAAAGAAAATCTTAACTCAACTGTTAGAATCAAAGCTTACCACAATCGTAAAGAAGCTTTGAGAGGAGCAAAATATGTCATAAATGCAGTCCAAGTTGGAGGTTATGATCCTTCTACAATTATAGATTTTGAAGTTCCTAAACAATATCATTTACGCCAAACGATTGCTGATACATTGGGCATCGGGGGTATCTTCCGTAACCTTAGAACAATTCCTGTCATACAAGATTTTGCTCGTGACATCAAAGCGGTTTGTCCAGATGCTTGGTTTTTAAATTACACTAATCCCATGGCGGTATTAACAAACATCATGCTACAAGAAGGTATTAAGACTGTTGGTTTATGTCATAGTGTTCAAGTCTGTGCACATGACCTACTTGAATCATTAGAAATGCCTACTGATCATATTCAATGGAAAATTGCAGGTATCAATCACATGGCATGGTTGCTTGAAATCAAGCGAGACGGTATGGATCTCTATCCTGAGATTAAAAAGCGTGCGAAAGCAAAACAACAAACTACACATGATGATATGGTACGTTTTGAGTTGATGGATAAATTTGGCTACTACGTTACTGAATCATCTGAACACAATGCAGAATATCATCCTTATTTTATTAAAAGTAACTATCCTGAACTCATTGAAAATTTCAATATTCCTTTAGATGAATACCCACGTCGTTGCGTAAAGCAAATTGAGGATTGGAAACAAATGCGTGATGATATTGTTAATGATAAGCATCTCACACATGAACGTTCACATGAATACGGTTCATATATTATTGAAGCTATGGAAACCAATAAACCCTTTAAAATTGGTGGAAATGTCTTGAATACAGGTGGTTTAATTAGTAATCTACCTGAAAACGCCGTCGTTGAAGTGCCTTGTTTAGTTGATGCAAGTGGCATCTCACCAACTTATATAGGTAACCTTCCTGAACAACTTGCTGCCCTTAATAGGACCAATATAAATACACAATTATTGACGATTGAAGCTGCTTTAACATTACAAAAAGACAAAATCTATCAAGCAGCATTACTAGATCCACACACCGCCTCTGAATTATCTATCAACGACATCATCTCATTATGCGATGATTTAATAGAAGCACATGGGGATTGGTTACCAAAATATAAATAATTATCCCCTTCAGATGTGCAATAACCAGATTGACGCTATCAAATGATAGAAGGCGAAAATGCGATGATTACTATAAACATTAAATTAAATCGTTCGCCAATATACATCAATGAATAAAAATACTGTGTTCAAAATTGATAGTTTAATTAAGTCTAGACCAATTTAGATAAGGGCATCGTGCCATCAAATATAAACACTTACAATATTGGTTGGAATGACTCAAGAGGTGATAGCATTGCAAAAACAATTAACACAGAAAGAAAAATATTCATTTGGCTTTGGTGCATTTGGTAAAGATCTAGTGGTTAACTTAATCGGAATTTATCTCATGTATTATCTCACTGATATATTAGGCATTGCAGCAAGTTTTGTTGGTACTTTGTATTTTGTTGCTCGTATTTGGGACGCCATTAACGACCCTATTATGGGGATGATAGTAGATAAGACCAAAACAAAATGGGGAAAATTCAGACCATGGTTAATTATTGGAACACTGATAAACTCAGTAATCACACTTATTTTATTTACTAACTTTGACTTAACTGGCACGACTTTATATGTATTTATTTCGATTATGTATATTTTGTGGGGCATGACGTATACCATGATGGATGTGCCTTACTGGTCTTGGCTACCAAACCTCACAAACAATCCTACCGAACGTGAAGAAGTGTCAGTCATACCACGTATCTTTGCAAGTTTAGCAAACCTGATTCTTGGATCTATTGGGTTATCTGCTGTTATTTACCTAGATAAATGGTTCGGTAATGGAAATCAGTCAGTTGGATTTTTTATTTTAACTATTATTATCATATTATTTTTCAATTTAACAATTGGTATTACTGTTAAAAACGTCAAAGAAGCACCTACTAATATTGAAAGTGGTATTACACTTAGGTTCAAAGATATATGGAGAATCTTATTTACGAATAAAGAACTACTGGCTTATATCGGTATTATTGTAACTTTTTTCTTAAGCACACAATTTATCGGCAATGTACTTATTTATTATTTCAGCTATGTGGCTGAATCAAAGTTTTTATTTGCGCTTTACAATGGTATGGGATTCATGGAAATCATTGCACTCTTCTTATTTCCTAAAGTATCAAAACTACTTACAAGAGAACGGGTTTTTCCTCTGGCGACAAGTAGTCTAATTTTTGGATTAATCATCTTGCTTATTGCCAGTTATACTACCCCTAAAGCTATATTACCAGTAGTGCTAGGTACAATATTCATTAAAATAGGTTCTGGTTTGATTATGGGAATTATTACTGTTTCAATTGCGGATGTTATAGACTACAGTGAATTAAAGTTCGGACAAAGAAACGAAAGCGTCATTACTTCAACTCAAACATTCTTAATGAAAACAGCTATGGCCGTCTCTGGGTTAGTCACTGGATGGAGTCTAACCATATTCGGTTATGAGCCTGGGGGTCAGCAAAGTGATCTTACAAAAAATGGACTACGTTTTATTATGATTGTCCTTCCCATCATTTGTATTTTAGCAAGTTATGCTATTTATAGATGGAGCTATCATTTAAAGGGCTCCTATATTAAAGATGTAGTAAATGTTTTAAATTTAAGAAAAAGCAAAAAAGGATAAACAAAGACACAAGTCATGACTTGTGTCTTTCTATTCAGATAATCAAGAAATTTGGATTAGATACAACTCCTCATAAACCTCCTATTTTAAATTATCCTTATATGCTTTCATTTTTTGCTGTTTATCATTTATATCTGGTTCAAAATACCAAATACCATCATCTTCCACTTCATTTTCACCATTTATAGAAATTTTATCTATCATTTGAGTCGCGCCTTTATATTGACTATACAGCGATTTTAAATCAGCCACATTAAAGTTTGTTTTAACATTGTTTTCACTTACTTTAAGTATTTTGTTTAATTTTATGAGACTTTTCGAGTCACTCAAAGACTGAGAGACTGCAGCGATAACTTGTCTTTGACGCGCGGTCCTACCTTCATCGCCTCCAGCACCTTCTTCTTTACGACTTCTAACATAATCTAATGCAGCTTTGCCGTTAAGATGTAATGAGTCACCTTTTTGAAACTTAGATCCATTATATTCGAATGTTGCATTACTTTTAACATTTACACCATCTAAGATATCTATGACCTTTTCAAAACCATCCATATCAACAGTGACATAAGCGTCTATTGGTACATCAAAATTATTTTCAATTGTGTCTATCGCTGTTTTAGGGCCACCATAAGCATATGCATGCGCGATTTTTTCACGGTCTCCATACCCAGTAATCTTACTATTTGTATCTCTAGGTATACTAATTAATTTTGTTTTTTTATTTTTAGGATTCACTGCAGCGATAAGCAATGTATCCGTTCTTTGTCCCATATTTACTTTGGCTCTTTTAACATCAGAATCAACCCCAAATATCGCTATTGAAATAGGGTCCTTATTCTTAATTTTTTTCTGGACTTGCTTTAATGCTTTGCTATTGTCACTTGAATCATGAATAGCATTATTAAAATGCAATATTTTATATGTTAAAAATGCACATA
It encodes the following:
- a CDS encoding LCP family protein, which gives rise to MKLSKKGKVVLALLIVVIVICAFLTYKILHFNNAIHDSSDNSKALKQVQKKIKNKDPISIAIFGVDSDVKRAKVNMGQRTDTLLIAAVNPKNKKTKLISIPRDTNSKITGYGDREKIAHAYAYGGPKTAIDTIENNFDVPIDAYVTVDMDGFEKVIDILDGVNVKSNATFEYNGSKFQKGDSLHLNGKAALDYVRSRKEEGAGGDEGRTARQRQVIAAVSQSLSDSKSLIKLNKILKVSENNVKTNFNVADLKSLYSQYKGATQMIDKISINGENEVEDDGIWYFEPDINDKQQKMKAYKDNLK
- a CDS encoding choloylglycine hydrolase family protein — encoded protein: MCTGFSILSPQKVNYLARTMDFDFEFNGIPIAVPSHYHWEFDIAGIHQMQYGFIGTGVMVGKYRFGDGVNEHGLAVSNHYFTGEASYAEELRKDYFNMAPEEFILWVLGFNDSIAMLKEKVDQVNIVALENKALGKVPPLHFIITDETGATISIEPHHGLLVVKDNPVHVLTNNPKLEWHLENLRNHVHLSPVSGQQKQFGEKVFSTLGVEGGTHGLPGGFTSEERFVRAAYLRHHLELDTEQEFKNLNNCFKVLDNVSIPRGAVTENGIAHYTQYQCVMDCKHRSYFIKPYNSSDVFQVDLNEVLLNKKEITYFSLDKPFSTQRLN
- a CDS encoding helix-turn-helix domain-containing protein; protein product: MGKLIKHNSYGFRFKGDYQDKVAGLNAVGYELRKTHDYCWHGCKRGEKDIYIFQYTLKGKGSIQIEHETFNLEPEDAFLVHVPSNHCYYLPKDSNEWEFLYFTIYGKVAAELFHRIMDTYGQILKLSIHSEPIKHIIDTLEKLETFGINHGYEASSCAYTFIMKCLEHVEYGHQQANDFPLPIVKAIQFIEKYYHEDISLDDIVKASDLSKYHFTRQFGIIVKETPIHYLTKTRIKQALLLLSSNEKNIECISREVGYTSSNYFSKVFKKIVGVSPNRYRKEKTIMSVNKIFID
- a CDS encoding alpha-glucosidase/alpha-galactosidase, which produces MNKITFLGAGSTVFAKNVLGDCMTVASLQDFEFALFDIDDERLKDSERMLNNLKENLNSTVRIKAYHNRKEALRGAKYVINAVQVGGYDPSTIIDFEVPKQYHLRQTIADTLGIGGIFRNLRTIPVIQDFARDIKAVCPDAWFLNYTNPMAVLTNIMLQEGIKTVGLCHSVQVCAHDLLESLEMPTDHIQWKIAGINHMAWLLEIKRDGMDLYPEIKKRAKAKQQTTHDDMVRFELMDKFGYYVTESSEHNAEYHPYFIKSNYPELIENFNIPLDEYPRRCVKQIEDWKQMRDDIVNDKHLTHERSHEYGSYIIEAMETNKPFKIGGNVLNTGGLISNLPENAVVEVPCLVDASGISPTYIGNLPEQLAALNRTNINTQLLTIEAALTLQKDKIYQAALLDPHTASELSINDIISLCDDLIEAHGDWLPKYK
- the melB gene encoding melibiose:sodium transporter MelB; the protein is MQKQLTQKEKYSFGFGAFGKDLVVNLIGIYLMYYLTDILGIAASFVGTLYFVARIWDAINDPIMGMIVDKTKTKWGKFRPWLIIGTLINSVITLILFTNFDLTGTTLYVFISIMYILWGMTYTMMDVPYWSWLPNLTNNPTEREEVSVIPRIFASLANLILGSIGLSAVIYLDKWFGNGNQSVGFFILTIIIILFFNLTIGITVKNVKEAPTNIESGITLRFKDIWRILFTNKELLAYIGIIVTFFLSTQFIGNVLIYYFSYVAESKFLFALYNGMGFMEIIALFLFPKVSKLLTRERVFPLATSSLIFGLIILLIASYTTPKAILPVVLGTIFIKIGSGLIMGIITVSIADVIDYSELKFGQRNESVITSTQTFLMKTAMAVSGLVTGWSLTIFGYEPGGQQSDLTKNGLRFIMIVLPIICILASYAIYRWSYHLKGSYIKDVVNVLNLRKSKKG
- a CDS encoding low temperature requirement protein A, with the translated sequence MKKKEVSMSELFFDLVFVFVFTSINQTVEGVSENLASIESLGKNFMMFLIFFAIWVYRTLLVNRFFEQKWYQYLFVFIDMFLILLLSKSINENFQVTFKPFVIISAVIFLSIAIQYLMNYKLNPTTVTFKLVKVYVTGPVMMIFISLVALYLPKGVNFWIYFIGIVIMAVFPILFLKVSKDNPVFFDHFSERLSLFIILLFGEGIVQIVNNIHIQHIEILDLVYFILVISLFMIYTLHYKKSLNCQHKAATGFASAYLHLVLIFTLDFIFLVMNKVLAGHPLSETEIYVYTIAFCVFLLAIFVDTMLHSSVIKHKIRYIGLIFVATIIGLLITNIYLVTIIEIIGILALCLIFYTEKNYAKKPSH